A single genomic interval of Streptomyces graminofaciens harbors:
- a CDS encoding TetR/AcrR family transcriptional regulator C-terminal ligand-binding domain-containing protein — protein sequence MPASGHRPAQGRGELRSDADPSWLSELAQGVLINRILVADVPVTEGFLERLTDEVLLPAFAHPA from the coding sequence ATGCCCGCCTCGGGTCATCGACCGGCACAGGGCCGCGGTGAGCTGCGCTCCGACGCGGACCCGTCCTGGCTCAGCGAGCTGGCGCAGGGCGTGCTGATCAATCGGATTCTCGTGGCGGACGTCCCGGTCACCGAGGGGTTCCTCGAACGCCTGACGGACGAAGTCCTCCTCCCCGCCTTCGCGCACCCCGCCTGA
- a CDS encoding carbohydrate ABC transporter permease — MTSAQTVLNRRRRTWGKTAIGLLLTAVMLFPVYWMLNVSFTPDQDMRKSPPDLFPAHATLEGYRAVVDQQLPYLGTSLVIGLGTVALTVALAAPAGYALAKLRPRGGGILNFVLLAAQMIPGIIMAMGFYAIYLSLGLLQSVPGLIVADSTLAVPFAVLIFTAFMSGIPGELLQAAKTDGAGPLRTFWSIVLPMSRNSIVTVSLFAFLWSWSDFVFASTLVNGGAHEPITLGIYHYIGNNNQQWNAIMATAVVASLPAAVILVLAQRYVAAGVTAGAVKD, encoded by the coding sequence ATGACGAGCGCACAGACAGTCCTGAACCGGCGCCGCCGTACCTGGGGGAAAACGGCGATCGGCCTCCTGCTGACCGCGGTCATGCTCTTCCCGGTCTACTGGATGCTGAACGTGTCCTTCACCCCCGACCAGGACATGCGCAAGAGCCCGCCGGACCTGTTCCCCGCCCATGCCACCCTGGAGGGCTACCGGGCCGTCGTCGACCAGCAGTTGCCCTACCTCGGCACCAGCCTCGTCATCGGCCTGGGCACCGTGGCCCTGACCGTGGCGCTGGCCGCACCCGCCGGCTACGCGCTGGCCAAGCTGCGCCCGCGCGGCGGCGGCATCCTCAACTTCGTCCTGCTGGCCGCCCAGATGATCCCCGGCATCATCATGGCGATGGGCTTCTACGCCATCTATCTCAGCCTCGGCCTGCTGCAGTCCGTTCCCGGCCTGATCGTCGCCGACTCCACCCTGGCCGTCCCCTTCGCCGTACTCATATTCACCGCGTTCATGTCCGGTATCCCCGGCGAACTGCTCCAGGCCGCGAAGACCGACGGAGCCGGGCCCCTGCGCACCTTCTGGTCGATCGTTTTGCCGATGAGCCGCAACTCGATCGTCACGGTGTCCCTGTTCGCGTTCCTGTGGTCCTGGTCCGACTTCGTCTTCGCCAGCACCCTGGTCAACGGCGGCGCCCACGAGCCGATCACCCTCGGCATCTACCACTACATCGGCAACAACAACCAGCAGTGGAACGCCATCATGGCCACCGCCGTCGTGGCCTCACTGCCGGCCGCGGTGATCCTCGTCCTCGCCCAGCGGTACGTCGCCGCCGGCGTGACCGCCGGTGCCGTCAAGGACTGA
- a CDS encoding amylo-alpha-1,6-glucosidase, which produces MTAAPSGPAFSVHDIPFSTHGSWFGISPVLAEKTRAEDLHLVSHQNGMHAVLRLVPLDAATGDRAETSVRATPGLLSWTAADGRIDLAYESPDTVRVHGTGLGFGISAAAQALTPFSGTYFYRDPVDDAHVFTSYETGRRYRITVLSGTVADVSGSQALGAGERGLTVTAEADGSWEVAVEELDSARLPFRSSSTFGEVMEAARRSFGEFVDTAAPWRSAATPAAELAAYVVWSATVLPAGLVTRPAVLMSKHWMDKVWSWDHCFNALALAPGAPGLAWDQFALPFDHQDEAGSLPDSVTHSEVLYNFVKPPIHGWAFGHLRRRLPEPLTPAQLTEAYDRLTRWTDFWLTARRAPGAALPHYQHGNDSGWDNATTFDPDRVAVTADLAATLILQLDELARLAGELGFPDDARRRTETADAIQAALLDELWDGERFLSRPAHGGAPSRSASLLDLMPIVLGDRLPREVHDRLAERIETHLTSFGLATEHPGSPHYEPDGYWRGPIWAPATVLIEDGLRRAGHEHLADEISARFRALCETSGFAENFDALTGQGLRDRAYTWTASSYLLLARDHHRRADVETGTTVTAVTTIA; this is translated from the coding sequence ATGACCGCCGCACCGTCCGGCCCGGCCTTCTCCGTTCACGACATCCCCTTCAGCACGCACGGATCCTGGTTCGGCATCTCTCCCGTGCTGGCGGAGAAGACACGCGCCGAGGACCTCCACCTCGTCTCGCACCAGAACGGCATGCACGCCGTCCTGCGCCTCGTCCCCCTCGACGCGGCGACGGGCGACCGGGCCGAGACCTCCGTCCGGGCTACACCGGGCCTGCTCAGCTGGACCGCCGCGGACGGGCGCATCGACCTCGCCTACGAGTCGCCGGACACCGTACGCGTACACGGCACCGGTCTCGGGTTCGGTATCAGCGCGGCGGCACAGGCCCTGACCCCGTTCAGTGGGACCTACTTCTACCGCGACCCGGTGGACGACGCGCATGTGTTCACCTCCTACGAGACCGGGCGCCGCTACCGGATCACCGTGCTGTCCGGGACGGTCGCCGACGTGTCCGGTTCGCAGGCCCTGGGCGCGGGGGAGCGCGGTCTCACGGTCACCGCCGAGGCCGACGGCTCGTGGGAGGTCGCGGTCGAGGAGCTCGACAGCGCGCGACTGCCCTTCCGCTCGTCGTCGACGTTCGGCGAGGTCATGGAGGCCGCGCGGCGGTCGTTCGGCGAGTTCGTCGACACGGCCGCCCCGTGGCGCTCGGCCGCCACCCCGGCCGCCGAACTCGCCGCCTATGTGGTGTGGTCGGCGACCGTGCTCCCGGCGGGTCTGGTCACCCGGCCCGCGGTACTGATGTCCAAGCACTGGATGGACAAGGTGTGGAGCTGGGACCACTGCTTCAACGCCCTCGCCCTGGCCCCCGGGGCTCCCGGCCTCGCCTGGGACCAGTTCGCGCTGCCCTTCGACCACCAGGACGAGGCCGGGTCCCTGCCCGACTCCGTCACCCACTCCGAGGTCCTCTACAACTTCGTCAAACCGCCCATCCACGGCTGGGCCTTCGGCCACCTGCGCCGACGGCTCCCCGAGCCGCTCACCCCGGCGCAGCTGACCGAGGCGTACGACAGACTGACCCGCTGGACGGACTTCTGGCTCACCGCACGGCGCGCACCCGGCGCCGCCCTGCCCCACTACCAGCACGGCAACGACAGCGGCTGGGACAACGCCACCACGTTCGACCCCGACCGCGTGGCCGTCACCGCCGACCTCGCCGCGACGCTGATCCTCCAGCTCGACGAACTGGCCCGGCTGGCCGGCGAACTGGGTTTCCCTGACGACGCCCGGCGCCGCACCGAGACGGCCGACGCCATCCAGGCGGCCCTGCTGGACGAGCTGTGGGACGGCGAACGGTTCCTGAGCCGCCCGGCCCACGGCGGCGCCCCCTCCCGGAGCGCCAGCCTGCTCGACCTGATGCCGATCGTGCTCGGCGACCGCCTGCCCCGCGAAGTCCACGACCGGCTGGCCGAACGGATCGAGACCCACCTCACCTCGTTCGGCCTGGCGACCGAACACCCCGGCTCTCCGCACTACGAGCCCGACGGCTACTGGCGCGGCCCGATCTGGGCCCCGGCCACCGTCCTCATCGAGGACGGCCTGCGCCGCGCCGGGCACGAACACCTCGCGGACGAGATCAGCGCCCGTTTCCGCGCCCTGTGCGAAACCTCGGGCTTCGCCGAGAACTTCGACGCCCTGACCGGCCAGGGACTACGCGACCGCGCCTACACCTGGACCGCCAGCAGCTATCTGCTGCTCGCCCGCGACCACCACCGCCGCGCGGACGTCGAGACCGGCACCACTGTCACCGCCGTCACCACAATCGCCTGA
- a CDS encoding RICIN domain-containing protein, translated as MPRIGQRRSARRRLLHGITTSLLSLTVIAGATTVMATQASAATPTLTVDLGTTTGAFHGGASGALYGLYGPDVPTNNLIEGMGLQTTNTKYQDGQQHPGSDALEIAKPFVDSGGKDILIYMTDVYRANYERAGYSAYQATMKTQVEQAKASPYASRIVFVPYNEPDLNWFSGMRTNSTALANFNAEWRQTYNFIKGLWPEARLAGPNTAGYSSSSLSGFLTYCKANNCLPDVVTWHTLGSPAEVRSTVDSYRAVETAAGITSPITVNLNEYAHRYHLTDPGQMVQWIAAIEDKKVDGNLPYWNINGNLGDSAAAQNTPNAQWWLYNWYSSMSGNTAKVTGAADNAAYTLQGVASLDTAKKQARVILAGGGTSGDSDTVIKNIDPAVFGSTVHVSVFQDRYSGYIGAAATPTRLSDADVAVGSDGSITVPVTLDAMSAYQVIVSPGGSGSTTASDSTWSASYEAENATLSGSGYNINTEGTTSRLDKFATSGTKDVGGLRTGSTTVISFPVSVPTTGDYDLSVFGNSYAKDADVKGPTNVYVRVDGGPSRRIDIPVGFQWVVWGHDDTTVHLTAGSHTITLATTGDNGAKTVGDAIVDKIDLRYKDADVQGTTLYEAEQANLSDNGTTTYTAQSQSGAGAVNLTSGKSATFWVYSERDGYADLTARYRNTGQADLTVNGKTADDQTLSGATTGAWSTSTNRVHLNSGINKVKVTGTGGTLALDRLAVTPFSATDAVTTGNVVTYQAEDGTLAGTAAADTTYSQANGGVVTGIGNGTANSLTLDVDAPEAGTYAMTMRYANAEELPSNHYNPDLYAEHADVSVNGGAAKRVNFASTLHWNQFNDYTVPVTLTKGANTVKFTASQLYNYDGTTIGLVYSGGGSDIGQPMRSSSAPHLDEVSFAPQNLHIGASSGFSSTAVAQHSGLCLEDPAKSTADGTQYQQDTCGNGQEQIFDFHPVSGATNTYTVVNHSSGKCLDISAYSTANGAAVQQWTCHGGTNQRFTLNPVTALGNSHDYQLVAVNSGKCVDVKEISTAVGALVHQWPCDAASALTTKKNQIWRLLGKA; from the coding sequence ATGCCAAGAATCGGGCAAAGACGCTCGGCCAGGAGACGCCTTCTCCACGGCATCACCACGTCGCTGCTCTCACTCACCGTCATAGCCGGCGCCACCACCGTGATGGCGACGCAGGCCTCCGCAGCCACCCCCACCCTCACCGTCGACCTGGGCACCACCACCGGAGCCTTCCACGGCGGTGCCTCCGGCGCGCTGTACGGCCTGTACGGCCCGGACGTACCGACCAACAACCTCATCGAGGGGATGGGGCTCCAGACCACCAACACCAAGTACCAGGACGGACAGCAGCACCCCGGCTCGGACGCGCTGGAGATCGCCAAGCCCTTCGTGGACAGTGGCGGCAAAGACATCCTGATCTATATGACGGACGTGTACCGCGCCAACTACGAACGCGCCGGCTACTCGGCCTACCAAGCGACCATGAAGACCCAGGTCGAGCAGGCGAAGGCCAGCCCGTACGCGAGCCGCATCGTCTTCGTCCCCTACAACGAGCCCGACCTGAACTGGTTCAGCGGCATGCGCACCAACTCGACCGCGCTGGCCAACTTCAACGCCGAGTGGCGCCAGACCTACAACTTCATCAAGGGCCTCTGGCCCGAGGCACGGCTGGCAGGGCCCAACACCGCCGGCTACAGCTCCTCATCCCTCAGCGGCTTCCTCACCTACTGCAAGGCCAACAACTGCCTGCCCGACGTCGTGACCTGGCACACCCTGGGCAGCCCGGCGGAGGTCCGCAGCACCGTCGACTCCTACCGCGCGGTGGAGACCGCTGCGGGGATCACCTCCCCGATAACCGTCAACCTCAACGAGTACGCCCACCGCTACCACCTGACCGACCCCGGCCAGATGGTCCAGTGGATCGCAGCCATCGAGGACAAGAAGGTCGACGGCAACCTGCCGTACTGGAACATCAACGGCAACCTCGGCGACTCCGCCGCGGCGCAGAACACCCCCAACGCCCAGTGGTGGCTCTACAACTGGTACAGCTCCATGAGCGGCAACACCGCCAAGGTCACCGGCGCCGCCGACAACGCCGCGTACACCCTTCAGGGCGTGGCAAGTCTGGACACGGCCAAGAAGCAGGCCCGCGTCATCCTCGCCGGGGGCGGCACCAGCGGTGACTCCGACACCGTCATCAAGAACATCGACCCCGCGGTCTTCGGCAGCACCGTGCACGTCAGCGTCTTCCAGGACCGCTACAGCGGCTACATCGGCGCGGCGGCCACCCCGACCCGGCTCTCCGACGCCGACGTCGCCGTGGGCTCCGACGGTTCGATCACCGTCCCCGTCACCCTCGACGCGATGTCCGCGTACCAGGTGATCGTCTCCCCGGGCGGCAGCGGCTCCACCACCGCCTCCGACAGCACCTGGTCCGCCTCGTACGAGGCGGAGAACGCCACGCTCAGCGGCAGCGGCTACAACATCAACACCGAGGGCACCACCAGCAGACTCGACAAGTTCGCCACCTCCGGCACCAAGGACGTCGGAGGCCTGCGCACCGGCTCCACCACGGTGATCTCCTTCCCCGTCTCCGTCCCCACGACCGGCGACTACGACCTGTCGGTGTTCGGCAACAGCTACGCCAAGGACGCCGACGTCAAGGGCCCGACGAACGTGTACGTGCGGGTCGACGGCGGCCCCTCGCGCAGGATCGACATACCGGTGGGCTTCCAGTGGGTGGTGTGGGGGCACGACGACACCACCGTGCACCTCACCGCGGGCAGCCACACCATCACCCTGGCCACCACCGGAGACAACGGCGCGAAGACCGTCGGCGACGCGATCGTCGACAAGATCGACCTCCGGTACAAGGACGCCGACGTCCAGGGCACCACGCTCTACGAGGCCGAGCAGGCCAACCTCTCCGACAACGGCACCACCACCTACACCGCCCAGAGCCAGTCCGGCGCGGGCGCGGTGAACCTCACCTCCGGCAAGTCCGCGACGTTCTGGGTCTACTCCGAGCGGGACGGCTACGCGGACCTGACGGCCCGCTACCGCAACACGGGCCAGGCCGACCTCACCGTCAACGGCAAGACCGCCGACGACCAGACCCTCTCCGGCGCGACGACCGGTGCCTGGTCCACCTCCACCAACCGGGTCCACCTGAACAGCGGCATCAACAAGGTCAAGGTGACCGGCACGGGCGGCACCCTCGCCCTGGACCGCCTGGCCGTCACTCCGTTCAGCGCCACCGACGCCGTCACCACCGGCAACGTCGTCACCTACCAGGCCGAGGACGGCACCCTCGCCGGCACCGCGGCCGCCGACACCACCTACAGCCAGGCCAACGGCGGCGTCGTCACCGGCATCGGCAACGGAACCGCCAACTCCCTCACCCTCGACGTCGACGCGCCCGAGGCCGGCACGTACGCCATGACCATGCGGTACGCCAACGCCGAGGAACTGCCCTCCAACCACTACAACCCCGACCTGTACGCCGAGCACGCCGACGTCAGCGTCAACGGCGGTGCCGCCAAGCGCGTCAACTTCGCCAGCACCCTGCACTGGAACCAGTTCAACGACTACACCGTCCCCGTGACCCTCACCAAGGGCGCCAACACCGTCAAGTTCACCGCCTCACAGCTCTACAACTACGACGGCACCACCATCGGCCTGGTCTACTCCGGCGGCGGCAGCGACATCGGACAGCCCATGCGCTCCAGCTCCGCGCCCCACCTCGACGAGGTCTCCTTCGCGCCCCAGAACCTGCACATCGGCGCCTCGTCCGGCTTCTCGTCCACGGCCGTCGCCCAGCACAGCGGGCTCTGCCTCGAAGACCCCGCCAAGTCCACCGCCGACGGTACCCAGTACCAGCAGGACACCTGCGGAAACGGCCAGGAGCAGATCTTCGACTTCCACCCCGTCAGCGGCGCCACGAACACCTACACCGTCGTCAACCACTCCAGCGGCAAATGCCTCGACATCTCCGCCTACTCCACCGCCAACGGGGCCGCCGTCCAGCAGTGGACCTGCCACGGGGGCACCAACCAGCGGTTCACGCTGAACCCGGTGACCGCGCTCGGCAACAGCCACGACTACCAGCTCGTCGCCGTGAACAGCGGCAAGTGCGTCGACGTCAAGGAAATCTCCACGGCAGTCGGCGCCCTCGTCCACCAATGGCCATGCGATGCGGCAAGCGCCCTGACCACCAAGAAGAACCAGATCTGGCGACTGCTCGGCAAGGCGTGA
- a CDS encoding sugar ABC transporter substrate-binding protein — protein MNRSAGRRLTAAALTVVAVTASATACSSGSGGTSTKAADGGTYTIWDPYPQFDKGSAWAKLLDGCGTKAGVKIKRTAFDTSDLTNKALLAAQQDNSADVLIVDNPVVSTLAEAGVLTTTDDNKLDTSTVDANLLGAGQSDGKTYGTPIGANTLALYYNKEVLKEAGVDIASVKDWKSLTAALAKVEKAGKKGITFSAIGTEEGSFQFLPWFWGSGARLTDVDSPEAVSALSLWKKWLDKGYAPNSVINNTQTTSWQEFASGDYAFAENGTWQLANAEKAGFDYGVIPIPGVSGGNAAAPTGGEFVTVPVQGDTGRYATSQKLVTCLTSADNLLATDTTLSYVAPTNEVQDKQVAANAELEPWVHAVRAAKGRTSDDLGTNYPKISEQLWKAVQSALSGSASPKDALGSAQSAIK, from the coding sequence ATGAACAGATCTGCCGGACGGCGTCTCACCGCCGCAGCCCTGACCGTCGTCGCCGTCACCGCCAGTGCCACCGCCTGCTCCTCCGGCTCGGGCGGCACCTCCACGAAGGCCGCGGACGGCGGCACGTACACGATCTGGGACCCGTACCCGCAGTTCGACAAGGGCTCGGCGTGGGCGAAGCTGCTGGACGGCTGCGGCACCAAGGCCGGGGTGAAGATCAAGCGGACCGCGTTCGACACCAGTGACCTGACGAACAAGGCGCTGCTGGCGGCGCAGCAGGACAACTCCGCGGACGTCCTCATCGTCGACAACCCGGTGGTGTCCACCCTGGCGGAGGCGGGCGTGCTGACCACGACCGATGACAACAAGCTCGACACCTCGACGGTGGATGCCAACCTGCTCGGGGCCGGCCAGTCGGACGGGAAGACGTACGGCACTCCGATCGGCGCCAACACCCTCGCCCTCTACTACAACAAGGAGGTGCTCAAGGAGGCCGGTGTGGACATCGCCTCGGTGAAGGACTGGAAGTCTCTGACGGCGGCGCTGGCGAAGGTCGAGAAGGCCGGCAAGAAGGGCATCACGTTCTCGGCGATCGGTACGGAGGAGGGCAGCTTCCAGTTCCTGCCGTGGTTCTGGGGCTCGGGAGCGCGGCTCACCGACGTCGACTCGCCCGAGGCGGTCTCCGCGCTGTCGCTGTGGAAGAAGTGGCTGGACAAGGGCTACGCCCCCAACTCGGTCATCAACAACACCCAGACGACCAGCTGGCAGGAGTTCGCGAGCGGCGACTACGCCTTCGCCGAGAACGGCACCTGGCAGCTCGCCAACGCCGAGAAGGCGGGCTTCGACTACGGGGTCATCCCCATCCCCGGCGTCTCGGGAGGCAACGCCGCGGCCCCCACCGGGGGCGAGTTCGTCACCGTCCCGGTCCAGGGCGACACCGGCCGCTACGCCACCTCCCAGAAGCTCGTGACCTGCCTGACCAGCGCCGACAACCTCCTCGCCACCGACACCACCCTCTCCTACGTCGCGCCCACCAACGAAGTGCAGGACAAGCAGGTGGCCGCGAACGCCGAGCTGGAGCCCTGGGTCCATGCCGTCAGGGCGGCCAAGGGACGCACCAGCGACGACCTGGGCACCAACTACCCGAAGATCTCCGAGCAGTTGTGGAAGGCCGTCCAGTCCGCCCTCAGCGGGTCGGCGTCGCCGAAGGACGCGCTCGGCTCGGCACAGTCCGCCATCAAGTGA
- a CDS encoding carbohydrate ABC transporter permease — protein MKHTTQLPDRRPVLDRNGAATAAPPRARATTRRRPTSPQWAAWGFLAPVTLYLALFYAYPLYRNIDLSLRDYTVRSFVRGDAPFTGLANYRTVFDDPTFAPALLHTVVFTAVCLVFQYAIGLALAVFFHQHFRLSATLRALFLVPWLLPLIVSASTWSWMLNSDSGIVNATLHAVGIGPVNWLTSPSWSLASVIIANIWIGIPFNLVVLHSGLQSIPASLYEAAALDGANAWQRFWRITFPLLRPVSAITLLLGLVYTLKVFDIIWIMTKGGPADSSTTFATWSYQLGFGNLLPAFGPGAAVGNLLVVAALVFGLVYVRVQRKQALS, from the coding sequence ATGAAGCACACGACACAGTTGCCGGACCGCCGGCCGGTGCTCGACCGGAACGGGGCGGCGACCGCCGCCCCGCCCCGGGCCCGCGCCACGACCCGGCGCCGTCCCACCTCCCCGCAGTGGGCCGCCTGGGGATTCCTCGCCCCGGTGACCCTCTACCTCGCCCTCTTCTACGCCTATCCGCTCTACCGCAACATCGACCTGAGCCTGCGCGACTACACCGTCCGCTCCTTCGTCCGGGGCGACGCGCCGTTCACAGGCCTGGCGAACTACCGGACCGTCTTCGACGACCCGACCTTCGCCCCGGCCCTGCTCCACACCGTGGTCTTCACCGCCGTGTGCCTGGTCTTCCAGTACGCGATCGGGCTGGCGCTCGCGGTCTTCTTCCACCAGCACTTCCGGCTCTCCGCCACCCTGCGGGCCCTGTTCCTGGTGCCCTGGCTGCTGCCGCTGATCGTGTCGGCCTCCACCTGGTCGTGGATGCTCAACAGCGACTCCGGCATCGTCAACGCCACCCTGCACGCCGTCGGCATCGGCCCGGTGAACTGGCTGACCTCGCCGTCGTGGTCGCTGGCCTCGGTGATCATCGCGAACATCTGGATCGGCATCCCCTTCAACCTGGTCGTGCTCCACAGCGGGCTGCAGTCCATCCCCGCGAGCCTGTACGAGGCCGCCGCGCTCGACGGAGCGAACGCGTGGCAGCGTTTCTGGCGGATCACCTTCCCGCTGCTGCGTCCGGTGTCCGCGATCACCCTGCTGCTGGGCCTGGTCTACACGCTCAAGGTCTTCGACATCATCTGGATCATGACCAAGGGCGGTCCGGCGGACTCATCCACCACCTTCGCCACCTGGTCCTACCAGCTCGGCTTCGGCAACCTGCTGCCCGCCTTCGGCCCCGGCGCGGCCGTCGGGAACCTGCTCGTCGTCGCCGCCCTGGTCTTCGGCCTGGTCTACGTCCGAGTCCAGCGAAAGCAGGCGCTGTCATGA